In one window of Blastopirellula marina DNA:
- a CDS encoding inositol-3-phosphate synthase, with the protein MAGSRTGIWLIGAKGGVATTTIVGLLALKKGLTETVGLVSELKQFQDLDLAQWNDIVIGGHDIRDVTLLDEAYKMVFESRAIDGRLVEKLKDDLTALDANIHDGTLHNAGKKITEFAHAKLQALKETPREAVDRLKGHITQFAKANKLDNVVVVNISSTEPSVDGAQFPKTWKELEPQLASSDCKLPASSLYGIMALELGYPFINFTPSLGTAIDALDDLAKTNSTCHMGHDGKTGETLLKSTLAPMFANRNFKVMSWVGHNIFGNMDAKVLDDPENKKTKAVSKDRLLSKIFGYTPQTLVTIENIDSMGDWKTAWDHIHFQGFLGTPMVMQFIWQGADSLLAAPLVIDLARFADLARRQGCTGLQTQLSCFFKSPLGTEENDFAKQFQMLEAWTDSLKK; encoded by the coding sequence ATGGCAGGCTCGCGTACCGGGATCTGGCTGATTGGCGCTAAAGGCGGCGTCGCCACTACCACCATTGTTGGACTGCTCGCGCTGAAGAAGGGGCTGACCGAAACGGTCGGCCTGGTGAGCGAACTGAAGCAATTTCAGGACCTGGATCTGGCCCAGTGGAATGACATTGTCATCGGTGGTCACGACATTCGCGACGTCACCCTGCTGGACGAAGCGTACAAGATGGTCTTCGAGAGCCGGGCGATCGATGGCCGCCTGGTCGAAAAGCTGAAAGACGACCTGACCGCGCTCGACGCCAACATTCATGACGGCACCCTGCATAACGCCGGCAAGAAGATCACCGAGTTCGCCCACGCCAAGCTGCAGGCCCTTAAGGAAACGCCTCGCGAAGCGGTCGATCGCCTGAAGGGGCATATCACCCAGTTCGCCAAAGCCAACAAGCTGGACAACGTGGTGGTGGTGAACATCTCTTCGACCGAGCCTTCGGTTGATGGTGCCCAGTTCCCCAAAACGTGGAAAGAGCTCGAACCACAGCTTGCTTCGAGCGATTGCAAACTGCCGGCCAGCTCGTTGTACGGCATCATGGCGCTGGAGCTCGGTTACCCGTTCATCAACTTCACACCGTCGCTGGGCACCGCGATCGACGCCCTGGACGACCTGGCCAAGACCAACAGCACCTGTCACATGGGGCACGACGGCAAAACAGGCGAAACGCTCCTCAAGAGCACGCTGGCCCCGATGTTTGCCAACCGTAACTTCAAGGTGATGAGTTGGGTCGGGCACAACATCTTCGGCAACATGGACGCCAAGGTGCTGGACGATCCGGAGAACAAGAAGACCAAGGCGGTCAGCAAAGATCGCCTCCTCTCGAAGATCTTCGGCTACACACCGCAGACGCTGGTCACCATCGAAAACATCGACAGCATGGGTGACTGGAAGACGGCCTGGGATCATATCCACTTCCAAGGCTTCCTCGGGACGCCGATGGTCATGCAGTTCATCTGGCAAGGTGCTGACTCACTACTGGCCGCACCGCTGGTGATCGACCTGGCCCGCTTCGCCGACCTGGCCCGCCGCCAAGGATGCACCGGCCTGCAAACGCAGTTGTCGTGCTTCTTCAAGTCGCCTCTGGGGACTGAAGAGAACGATTTTGCGAAGCAGTTCCAGATGCTGGAAGCTTGGACGGATTCGCTGAAGAAGTAA
- a CDS encoding sodium:calcium antiporter — MGGELVQLSLIFLGLAIVIVFAGNFMAKAADIIGEKSGMGASLAGLVLLAAATSLPEFAININAVRLPDSTQGVDLTLGNVLGSSLFNLLILGIVDLIFHSKARMFSSISSAHALSAMVSMALTAIVVLFLLLERDSVGIPLHFWHLGIGTIVCGLFYIFSVRLIYLDQHMAAKLEEEKQSPEEESAKQGMSLGLAIGIYLATTVVIFIAAAYLAPTADRIAEITGLGGTFIGSTLLALTTSLPEFVTTIVAVRIGAADMAIGNILGSNTFNIAILLPVDAVYTQGSLLDDASPVHAMTGVAVILLTCVATMGILYRAEKKYSIIEPDALLVVLMSLISIWGIYQLTRPTGEPEIKEEPKVEEVSYRSPVGCEQQSESHQMRLSSWMEPK, encoded by the coding sequence ATGGGCGGCGAACTGGTACAGCTGAGTCTGATCTTTCTGGGACTGGCCATCGTGATTGTCTTCGCAGGCAATTTCATGGCCAAAGCAGCCGACATTATCGGCGAGAAGTCAGGCATGGGGGCCTCGCTGGCAGGCTTGGTCCTGCTGGCCGCGGCCACTAGCCTGCCAGAGTTCGCGATCAATATTAACGCGGTTCGCCTGCCCGATAGCACGCAAGGAGTCGACCTGACACTGGGGAACGTGCTGGGCAGTTCGCTGTTCAATCTACTGATCCTGGGAATCGTCGACTTGATCTTTCATTCGAAAGCGCGGATGTTCTCGTCGATCTCTTCGGCGCATGCGTTGTCCGCCATGGTCAGCATGGCCCTGACGGCGATCGTGGTGCTGTTTCTGCTGTTGGAACGAGACAGCGTCGGCATTCCGCTTCACTTTTGGCACCTGGGCATTGGGACAATTGTGTGCGGCTTGTTTTATATTTTTTCGGTGCGATTGATCTATCTCGACCAGCATATGGCCGCGAAGCTGGAAGAAGAGAAGCAGAGTCCCGAGGAAGAATCGGCAAAGCAGGGGATGTCGCTGGGGCTGGCCATCGGCATTTACCTGGCAACGACGGTCGTCATTTTCATCGCCGCGGCTTACCTGGCACCGACGGCCGATCGTATCGCCGAGATCACCGGCCTGGGGGGCACGTTCATCGGCAGCACGCTGTTGGCACTTACCACGAGCCTGCCAGAGTTCGTCACGACGATCGTAGCCGTACGTATCGGCGCGGCGGACATGGCGATCGGCAACATCCTGGGAAGCAACACGTTCAACATCGCGATCTTACTGCCGGTGGATGCCGTTTACACCCAAGGTTCATTGCTAGACGACGCCAGCCCGGTGCATGCCATGACCGGCGTGGCCGTGATCCTGCTGACATGCGTCGCCACGATGGGCATTCTATACCGAGCCGAAAAGAAGTACTCGATCATCGAGCCAGACGCGCTGCTGGTTGTTCTAATGAGCCTGATCTCGATCTGGGGCATCTACCAGCTAACCAGACCCACTGGTGAACCTGAGATCAAAGAAGAACCGAAAGTAGAAGAGGTCTCGTACAGAAGTCCCGTAGGGTGCGAGCAGCAAAGCGAATCGCACCAAATGCGGCTTTCATCTTGGATGGAACCAAAATAG
- a CDS encoding aromatic amino acid transaminase yields MFQHVETAPPDSILGLNEAFRNDPNPEKINLSVGVYKDEQGVTPVLKCVKEAEKRLLEGETTKSYLPIDGRAGYNNAVRTLMFGSDHEVITAKRAVTVQTPGGTGALRVAGDFIADSFPGATLWHSQPTWPNHPSIFTAAGLKLKTYPYFNKATNGLDFDGMLGALQGAGKGDVVLLHGCCHNPTGIDPTPEQWKAIADLIQEKQLLPLLDFAYQGFGDGLVEDAIGLREVARPGQEMIICSSFSKNFGLYNERVGAMTAVAANEAEATAVLSQLKKVIRSNYSNPPTHGAAVVETVLTDDGLRKMWEDELTHMRDRINGIRKLFVDKISACGIDQDFSFIQNQKGMFSFSGLNQMQVDQLRSDMSIYIVGSGRINVAGISEANVDRLCEGIKKVTS; encoded by the coding sequence ATGTTCCAGCACGTCGAAACGGCTCCCCCGGATTCCATCCTGGGTCTTAATGAAGCCTTCCGCAACGATCCTAACCCCGAAAAGATCAACCTGAGCGTCGGCGTCTACAAAGACGAACAAGGGGTGACGCCTGTCCTCAAATGCGTCAAGGAAGCGGAAAAGCGCCTGCTGGAAGGGGAGACCACCAAAAGCTACCTGCCGATCGACGGCCGGGCCGGCTACAACAACGCCGTCCGCACCCTCATGTTCGGTAGCGATCATGAAGTAATCACCGCCAAGCGGGCCGTCACCGTGCAAACACCTGGTGGTACCGGTGCCCTGCGCGTTGCTGGCGACTTCATCGCCGACAGTTTCCCCGGCGCAACTCTTTGGCACAGCCAACCTACCTGGCCTAACCACCCCAGTATCTTCACGGCGGCCGGCCTCAAGCTAAAGACGTACCCTTACTTCAACAAGGCCACCAACGGCCTCGATTTCGACGGCATGCTGGGCGCGTTGCAAGGTGCCGGCAAGGGGGACGTCGTTCTGCTGCACGGCTGCTGCCACAACCCGACCGGCATCGACCCGACTCCTGAGCAGTGGAAAGCGATCGCCGACCTGATCCAGGAAAAGCAGCTGCTGCCGCTATTGGACTTCGCCTACCAGGGCTTTGGCGACGGGCTCGTTGAAGACGCAATCGGCCTGCGGGAAGTCGCTCGACCTGGTCAAGAGATGATCATTTGCAGTAGCTTCAGCAAGAACTTCGGCCTGTACAACGAACGCGTCGGTGCCATGACCGCAGTTGCTGCCAACGAAGCCGAAGCCACGGCCGTTCTCAGCCAGCTGAAGAAGGTGATCCGCTCAAACTACTCGAACCCGCCGACGCACGGTGCCGCAGTTGTCGAGACCGTTCTGACCGACGATGGGCTCCGCAAGATGTGGGAAGATGAATTGACCCACATGCGCGACCGCATCAACGGCATTCGCAAGCTGTTTGTCGACAAGATCTCGGCCTGCGGCATCGATCAGGACTTCTCCTTCATCCAGAATCAGAAGGGGATGTTTAGCTTCTCGGGCCTCAATCAGATGCAGGTCGACCAGCTCCGCAGCGACATGAGCATCTATATCGTCGGTTCCGGCCGCATCAACGTCGCCGGCATCAGCGAAGCCAACGTCGACCGCCTGTGCGAAGGCATCAAAAAGGTCACCAGCTAG
- the corA gene encoding magnesium/cobalt transporter CorA — translation MKLPIDLQFLRRPFERRTPPGSAPGTASKPEEEVASRIHVLAFGPDDFEETEIDSVEEARDYLGSYDVTWIHIHGLGNTAQLRQLADMFDLHPLVYEDILHPHQRAKAEEYGDYAFIVVRMVEIHPHLDTQQLSMVVGDNFLLSVEEASGHDRLEPVRERLRNRIGRIRQMNSDYLSYALMDSVIDHYFPVVESFGDRLDVLDDPLAAGYTHDIIPQIQKISSDLLTIRRNLLPHREAIRNMMGARFTRYSDNTTVFLRDADDHTSQLLDAIDAYRQICSDMRDFHFALTSQRANEVMKTLTIIATVFIPLSFIAGVYGMNFHYMPELAWPWGYGFAWAVMLSVAGGLMAWFYTRGWFKE, via the coding sequence ATGAAATTACCGATAGATCTGCAGTTCCTGAGACGTCCTTTCGAACGCCGCACGCCGCCTGGTTCTGCACCGGGGACGGCATCGAAGCCGGAAGAGGAAGTCGCCAGCCGCATCCATGTCCTGGCGTTCGGCCCGGATGATTTCGAGGAAACCGAGATCGATAGTGTCGAAGAGGCACGCGATTACCTGGGCAGCTATGACGTGACATGGATTCACATCCACGGGCTGGGCAACACGGCGCAGCTGCGGCAGTTGGCCGATATGTTCGATCTGCATCCGCTGGTCTACGAAGACATCCTGCATCCCCATCAACGGGCCAAGGCCGAAGAATATGGCGACTATGCTTTTATTGTCGTACGGATGGTGGAAATTCATCCCCATCTCGATACGCAGCAACTGAGCATGGTCGTTGGCGATAACTTTCTGCTGAGTGTCGAGGAAGCCAGCGGCCACGATCGTTTAGAGCCGGTCCGCGAGCGTCTGCGAAATCGCATTGGTCGCATTCGACAGATGAATTCTGATTACCTCTCGTATGCCCTGATGGACTCGGTGATCGACCACTATTTTCCCGTGGTCGAATCGTTTGGTGACCGGCTGGACGTGCTCGACGATCCTCTGGCCGCTGGGTACACGCACGACATCATTCCCCAGATCCAGAAAATTAGTAGCGACCTGTTAACCATACGCCGCAACTTGCTTCCTCACCGGGAAGCGATTCGCAATATGATGGGGGCACGCTTTACGCGATATTCCGACAATACGACCGTCTTCCTCCGCGACGCCGACGACCACACCTCGCAGTTGCTCGATGCGATCGATGCCTACCGGCAGATATGCTCGGATATGCGTGACTTCCACTTCGCGCTGACCAGCCAGCGAGCCAACGAAGTGATGAAAACACTGACGATCATCGCCACGGTCTTCATCCCCCTGAGCTTCATCGCCGGTGTTTACGGGATGAACTTCCACTACATGCCGGAACTCGCCTGGCCCTGGGGCTATGGATTCGCCTGGGCCGTGATGCTGAGCGTGGCCGGGGGGCTCATGGCGTGGTTCTATACTCGCGGTTGGTTCAAGGAATGA
- a CDS encoding HEAT repeat domain-containing protein, whose product MSDRLNAVLSGWLEGDQTLEKLVSHKEALQWILSADELEISGILRFLESIPPQITEPQRRFLDRVLNLLAMRLREVDDLDSDDLNRIAAAYRKWGATHRMGHLLLALLSATGSEAALELFAELVVELPPSNSNAAAIAFVPLLRQDDLPTETLFPKLLEALSHLSVASLVLDLANHVTRQGMVAKHPAADRVDALGELFSGLVARLSKFESEPPKEAKDFAATKIAVTEATSIALAICEAFALIGDDKAAGKLKSALDLKHRKLRADAAIALAKLGNEEGKELLVELAAEPVCRPRVLAVAEELDLLAKIPAEHQTDKAKVEGELAAWLSLDSQFGMPPHEVEQLDSRTLGWPGFEEAQECHLIQYAYHMPGGTFQSVGIVGPVTQSFAVDLTALPLPDIYAAFAGWQAEHPEVFELEPDKWQANQHELASKLLQRVASEGYETPQPAMLGFFFGDVRLIAATRRDGQAGTAVADLRNTTFYPAGESRHPVGPREAYYIHAGREYLQAFNKDRPEWVSLHESLADQEEAE is encoded by the coding sequence ATGTCGGATCGATTGAATGCCGTTCTCAGTGGCTGGTTGGAAGGAGATCAAACCCTGGAAAAGTTGGTCTCTCACAAGGAAGCTCTGCAATGGATTCTGAGCGCCGATGAGCTGGAAATCTCGGGAATTTTGCGGTTTCTAGAGTCTATCCCACCGCAAATCACCGAGCCCCAACGGCGTTTTCTCGATCGCGTTTTGAACCTGCTGGCGATGCGTCTGCGCGAGGTGGACGATCTCGATTCGGACGACCTCAACCGCATCGCGGCCGCCTATCGCAAGTGGGGCGCGACGCATCGCATGGGGCATCTTCTGCTCGCGCTGTTGTCGGCCACCGGCAGTGAAGCGGCACTCGAACTGTTCGCCGAGTTGGTCGTTGAACTGCCACCTTCGAATTCCAATGCCGCCGCGATCGCTTTTGTTCCACTTTTGCGTCAAGACGATCTTCCGACGGAGACACTTTTTCCAAAACTGCTCGAAGCGTTGTCGCATCTCTCGGTCGCATCGTTGGTATTGGACCTGGCCAACCATGTCACGCGGCAAGGGATGGTCGCCAAGCATCCGGCTGCCGATCGTGTCGATGCGCTGGGGGAACTCTTCTCGGGTCTGGTCGCGCGGCTCTCGAAGTTTGAATCAGAGCCACCCAAGGAAGCCAAGGACTTCGCCGCCACCAAGATTGCCGTCACCGAAGCGACCTCGATTGCCCTAGCCATCTGCGAGGCATTTGCCCTGATCGGCGACGACAAGGCCGCAGGTAAACTCAAGTCAGCATTAGACTTAAAGCATCGAAAGCTCCGCGCTGACGCGGCCATTGCGCTGGCTAAACTGGGCAATGAAGAAGGGAAAGAGCTGCTTGTGGAGCTCGCTGCCGAGCCAGTCTGTCGCCCACGTGTGTTGGCTGTAGCTGAAGAGTTAGACCTGCTGGCAAAGATCCCTGCCGAACATCAAACCGACAAAGCAAAGGTCGAAGGAGAGCTGGCCGCGTGGCTTTCGTTGGACAGCCAATTCGGCATGCCACCGCACGAAGTCGAGCAGCTTGATAGCCGCACACTGGGTTGGCCAGGGTTTGAAGAAGCCCAGGAGTGTCATCTCATTCAGTATGCGTATCACATGCCTGGCGGTACGTTTCAAAGTGTGGGCATTGTGGGCCCCGTCACCCAAAGCTTCGCCGTCGACCTGACGGCCCTGCCGCTGCCAGACATCTACGCCGCATTCGCCGGCTGGCAGGCCGAGCACCCCGAGGTATTTGAATTGGAACCTGATAAGTGGCAGGCCAATCAGCACGAACTGGCCAGTAAACTGCTGCAGCGCGTGGCCAGCGAAGGGTACGAGACGCCTCAACCGGCAATGCTGGGCTTCTTCTTTGGGGACGTACGACTGATAGCAGCTACCCGCCGCGACGGTCAGGCGGGTACAGCGGTAGCAGATCTCCGCAATACGACGTTCTACCCGGCCGGAGAAAGCCGCCACCCCGTCGGCCCGCGCGAAGCGTACTACATTCACGCCGGTCGCGAATATTTACAAGCTTTTAACAAGGATCGCCCCGAGTGGGTCTCGCTGCACGAAAGCTTGGCCGACCAGGAAGAAGCCGAGTAG
- a CDS encoding sulfatase gives MSRIGIFALLMSSVWVASAAAENNYNVLLIAVDDLRPELGCYGRSPTVSPSLDELAKHSTVFRNHFVQVPTCGASRFALLTGRSPGKTGALGNEALYTGKTALSQQQLPGAQSLPELFRRSGYHTTLIGKVSHTADGKVYAYNGQGDGRDELPHAWDDLATPYGPWKRGWGIFFAYADGKHREDGQGHSDLMEFTAEKDNELPDGMMAETAIEKLKAYGKSKERFFMGLGFFKPHLPFVATKQDWEAVDAMDIAPAPHGTKPDTAYWHSSGEFYKYKTDYPKTNPLAKEDQITARKAYLACVRYTDRQIGKVLAALKETGLEDSTIVVVWGDHGWHLGESALWGKHASHERALNSPLLIKVPGVTDKGTMTTALAETLDIYPTLMQLCDPKFKQTQHPLDGVSLASVVQGTDEKARDVAVSYWRSNQISIRDDQYRLIVQMQKGKPQNIELYNIHETPDPVVNLAVEKPDVVSKLLQAVQDASP, from the coding sequence ATGTCTCGGATCGGAATTTTTGCCCTCTTAATGTCCAGCGTGTGGGTGGCCAGCGCCGCGGCCGAGAACAACTACAACGTGCTATTGATCGCCGTGGATGATTTGCGGCCTGAGCTGGGGTGTTATGGTCGCAGCCCTACGGTCAGCCCTTCGCTGGATGAACTGGCGAAACATTCGACCGTCTTTCGCAATCATTTCGTCCAGGTCCCCACGTGTGGTGCTTCGCGATTCGCACTGCTTACCGGACGCAGCCCCGGCAAGACTGGCGCGCTGGGGAACGAAGCGCTGTACACCGGCAAGACAGCTCTTTCTCAGCAGCAGTTGCCGGGGGCTCAGTCGCTACCGGAACTCTTCCGCCGCAGCGGTTATCACACGACGCTGATTGGTAAGGTATCGCACACAGCCGACGGTAAGGTGTACGCCTACAACGGGCAGGGAGACGGCCGCGACGAACTGCCGCATGCCTGGGATGACCTGGCAACCCCCTATGGACCCTGGAAGCGTGGCTGGGGAATCTTCTTCGCTTATGCCGATGGCAAGCACCGCGAAGACGGCCAAGGACACTCGGACCTGATGGAGTTCACCGCCGAAAAGGACAACGAACTTCCTGACGGCATGATGGCCGAGACAGCGATCGAAAAGCTGAAGGCCTATGGCAAGAGCAAAGAGCGTTTCTTTATGGGGCTAGGGTTCTTCAAGCCGCATCTTCCTTTCGTGGCAACGAAGCAGGACTGGGAAGCGGTCGACGCGATGGACATCGCCCCGGCACCGCACGGCACTAAGCCTGATACGGCTTATTGGCATTCATCGGGCGAGTTCTACAAGTACAAAACAGACTACCCCAAGACCAATCCGCTGGCGAAAGAAGATCAGATCACCGCTCGCAAAGCGTATCTGGCGTGCGTTCGCTATACCGATCGGCAAATCGGCAAGGTGCTGGCAGCGCTCAAGGAGACTGGGCTGGAGGACTCCACGATTGTCGTCGTATGGGGAGATCATGGTTGGCATTTGGGGGAAAGCGCCCTGTGGGGCAAACACGCTTCGCACGAACGGGCACTCAACAGCCCGCTGTTGATTAAAGTGCCTGGCGTGACCGACAAGGGAACGATGACCACGGCCCTGGCCGAAACGCTAGATATTTATCCGACCCTTATGCAGCTGTGCGATCCGAAGTTCAAACAGACACAGCACCCGCTGGACGGCGTGAGCCTGGCATCGGTCGTGCAGGGAACGGACGAGAAGGCTCGCGACGTCGCGGTCAGTTATTGGCGAAGCAATCAAATCAGTATTCGTGATGACCAGTACCGGTTGATCGTGCAGATGCAAAAGGGAAAGCCACAAAACATCGAGCTATACAACATTCACGAAACGCCTGATCCGGTTGTGAACCTGGCGGTCGAGAAGCCGGATGTTGTCTCGAAGTTGCTCCAAGCCGTGCAGGATGCCTCGCCGTAA
- a CDS encoding RDD family protein, with translation MVAPWNTEAIDSQFKVVTPENIAFNYQVAGPFRRLLAFLLDLAIRAAVILAFFIVLSIAGVGSIFVSAGLEDLMFALMTLAAFFFNWFYMAAFEYWWNGTTPGKWLLNLRVTTDEGEPINLFQSAVRNLFRYVDMWPMVPLPFAVMREEMTPEPVVVTFLFALIVPIFNQRFQRIGDLVAGTMVVIEDRSWLMKIAKIEDDRARLLADYIPPNFVAPRSMVKAVATYVERRRYFTTARRREIARHLAEPLLEKFGLPADTSYDLLLCALYYRTFLSKHSADGTKEDSQLLGDLTQQSNPYSAAPNSPVTAQSK, from the coding sequence ATGGTAGCTCCGTGGAATACCGAGGCGATCGACTCGCAATTCAAAGTCGTCACGCCTGAGAACATCGCGTTCAACTACCAGGTCGCCGGACCATTCCGTCGGTTGCTTGCTTTTCTATTGGATCTGGCCATTCGCGCTGCGGTCATTCTGGCCTTCTTCATTGTGTTGAGTATCGCGGGAGTCGGCAGCATCTTCGTCAGTGCCGGGCTCGAAGATCTGATGTTCGCCTTGATGACCTTGGCGGCGTTCTTCTTCAACTGGTTTTACATGGCCGCGTTCGAGTATTGGTGGAACGGCACCACGCCTGGTAAGTGGTTGCTGAATCTGCGAGTGACGACCGACGAAGGGGAACCGATCAATCTGTTTCAGTCGGCCGTGCGGAACTTGTTTCGCTATGTCGATATGTGGCCGATGGTCCCCCTCCCTTTCGCCGTGATGCGAGAAGAAATGACGCCCGAACCGGTCGTAGTGACGTTTCTGTTCGCGCTGATCGTACCCATTTTCAACCAGCGGTTTCAACGAATTGGCGATCTGGTTGCCGGAACCATGGTGGTCATTGAAGACCGTTCGTGGCTGATGAAGATCGCCAAGATCGAAGACGACCGGGCCCGTCTGCTGGCAGACTATATTCCCCCGAACTTCGTCGCTCCGCGCAGCATGGTCAAAGCGGTGGCCACGTATGTCGAGCGTAGGCGATACTTCACCACCGCACGGCGGCGAGAGATCGCGCGGCACCTGGCCGAACCACTACTGGAAAAGTTTGGCCTGCCGGCTGATACCAGCTACGATTTACTGCTCTGTGCATTGTATTATCGAACGTTCCTGTCGAAACACTCGGCAGACGGAACGAAAGAAGACTCGCAACTGTTAGGCGATTTGACGCAACAGTCCAACCCCTATTCAGCGGCACCCAATTCACCGGTCACTGCCCAGTCGAAGTAA
- a CDS encoding aldo/keto reductase, whose protein sequence is MNTQTLNTGSPMPMLGLGTWKIDKSQCADVIVAAAKAGYRHFDCACDYGNEKEVGQGLKRIIDEGIATRDELWITSKLWNTYHAQEHVRPACEKTLSDLGIDYVDLYLIHFPIALKFVPFEDRYPPEWFNDPSAENPGMVTEAVPVRETWEAMESLVDAGLAKNIGVCNFGVSLIRDMLSYAKIRPSVLQVELHPRLTQEKLLRWCAQEEIAVTAFSSFGPSSYFQLGMAEQSESLIDHALVQSIAKETGKTPGQVLLRWAVQRGTIVIPKASSEKHLLENAAIFDFDLTKDQMSDLSALNQNRRFNDPGHFCEAAFNTFFPIYE, encoded by the coding sequence ATGAATACGCAAACGCTCAACACCGGTTCTCCCATGCCCATGCTGGGGCTCGGTACTTGGAAGATCGACAAGTCGCAATGTGCCGATGTGATTGTGGCCGCGGCCAAAGCAGGGTACCGCCACTTCGATTGTGCGTGCGACTACGGCAACGAAAAAGAAGTCGGACAAGGCCTCAAGCGAATCATCGACGAAGGAATCGCTACGCGGGACGAACTGTGGATCACCTCCAAACTGTGGAACACCTACCACGCCCAAGAGCACGTTCGACCCGCGTGTGAGAAGACGCTCAGCGATCTGGGTATCGACTATGTCGACTTGTATCTGATTCACTTCCCAATCGCACTGAAGTTCGTTCCTTTTGAAGATCGCTATCCGCCAGAGTGGTTCAACGACCCTTCGGCCGAGAACCCTGGCATGGTGACCGAAGCGGTTCCGGTCCGCGAAACCTGGGAAGCGATGGAGTCGCTGGTCGATGCCGGCCTGGCCAAGAACATTGGCGTGTGCAACTTCGGCGTGTCGCTGATTCGCGACATGCTCTCGTACGCGAAGATTCGTCCGAGCGTGCTGCAGGTCGAACTCCATCCACGTCTAACGCAAGAGAAACTGCTGCGCTGGTGCGCCCAGGAAGAGATCGCCGTCACGGCGTTCTCTTCCTTCGGTCCCAGTTCGTATTTTCAGCTGGGCATGGCCGAGCAAAGCGAGTCGCTGATCGATCACGCGTTGGTTCAATCGATCGCGAAGGAAACTGGCAAGACGCCAGGGCAGGTCCTGCTGCGCTGGGCGGTGCAGCGCGGGACGATTGTGATTCCCAAAGCGAGCAGCGAAAAACATTTACTCGAAAACGCGGCAATATTTGACTTCGATCTGACGAAAGACCAGATGTCCGACCTGTCGGCATTGAATCAGAACCGTCGCTTCAACGATCCCGGGCACTTTTGCGAAGCGGCCTTCAACACCTTCTTTCCCATCTACGAATAG
- a CDS encoding tetratricopeptide repeat protein produces MATDWAKSNETGDLSGKRVAIVGKLAGMTRREVFTALREADATPSDKIDERVDVIVFGENDLTGLGDQGISPELQEKAAAGDLKFISETTLWQWLGLIEPHQKLHRLYTPAMLSDLLGVSKSIIRRWHRRGLIVPARQVRSLPYFDYREVATAKQLAAMLASGLSPDRIERQLSAISEYLPDVQRPLVQLSVMVEGRDILLRQGEGLVEPGGQMRFDFDRDEDFSDEFNVVDPASYEPETAEQWDARAADYEDDEQLEEAIRCLRSSLAIGGANAERSFRLAELLYRAGHLHNAIERYHTAIELDPDMIEARANLGCVLAESGQLVEAVTALREAIEVYDDYCDAHYHLARTLDELGREREAASHWQKCLELNPDSPWADEAYQRLNPEED; encoded by the coding sequence GTGGCAACGGACTGGGCCAAATCGAACGAAACCGGCGATCTGTCGGGCAAGCGAGTCGCGATTGTCGGCAAACTCGCCGGTATGACGCGGCGCGAGGTCTTTACGGCCCTGCGCGAGGCGGATGCCACCCCCAGCGATAAAATCGACGAGCGGGTCGATGTCATCGTCTTCGGCGAGAACGATCTGACCGGCCTGGGAGATCAGGGCATCTCGCCGGAGCTGCAGGAAAAAGCAGCCGCTGGCGATCTGAAATTTATCAGCGAAACCACCCTCTGGCAGTGGCTCGGGCTGATCGAACCGCATCAAAAGCTACATCGCCTGTATACGCCGGCGATGCTATCGGACCTGTTGGGGGTTTCCAAATCGATCATCCGCCGTTGGCATCGCCGCGGGCTGATCGTTCCGGCCCGCCAGGTTCGCAGCCTGCCGTACTTCGACTACCGAGAGGTCGCCACCGCCAAGCAATTGGCCGCGATGTTGGCTTCGGGCCTGTCGCCCGATCGGATCGAACGTCAGCTATCGGCGATCTCGGAATACCTGCCCGACGTGCAGCGTCCGCTGGTGCAGTTGTCGGTGATGGTCGAAGGTCGCGACATTCTATTGCGACAAGGGGAAGGGCTCGTCGAACCAGGCGGGCAGATGCGTTTCGACTTCGATCGCGACGAAGACTTCTCCGACGAGTTCAACGTAGTCGATCCCGCCAGCTACGAACCCGAAACGGCCGAGCAGTGGGATGCCAGGGCGGCCGACTACGAAGACGACGAGCAACTGGAAGAAGCGATCCGCTGCCTGCGGTCATCGCTGGCAATCGGCGGGGCCAATGCCGAACGATCGTTCCGCCTGGCCGAACTTCTCTACCGGGCAGGGCACCTGCACAACGCGATCGAGCGCTACCACACGGCGATCGAGCTCGACCCCGATATGATCGAAGCCCGGGCCAACCTAGGCTGCGTCCTGGCCGAGTCAGGCCAACTGGTCGAAGCAGTGACCGCGCTGCGGGAAGCGATCGAAGTCTACGACGACTACTGCGACGCCCACTACCACCTGGCCCGCACGCTCGATGAACTCGGCCGCGAGCGCGAAGCGGCTAGTCACTGGCAGAAGTGTTTGGAGCTAAACCCTGATTCCCCGTGGGCGGATGAAGCGTACCAGCGGTTGAATCCGGAAGAAGATTAG